A window from Kovacikia minuta CCNUW1 encodes these proteins:
- the ruvA gene encoding Holliday junction branch migration protein RuvA: protein MLSYLKGTIANIQKTGSRVILTLEVNQVGYDVQIVPRLVQELPAIGEFVQVFTHLHLREDLVVLFGFGASAERDLFRQLVSVSGIGPQLALALLDTLGLQGLVQAIVSGNTRALTKTPGVGSKTAERIALELRTKLAEWRQEAGVIAAPSAGPAVSIQEDVEMTLLALGYTNSEIAKALQAVGQSTTLAKNADAEEWIRQAIAWLSQ from the coding sequence ATGCTCAGCTACCTCAAAGGCACCATTGCAAACATCCAAAAAACTGGGAGCAGGGTGATCCTGACCTTAGAGGTGAATCAGGTTGGGTATGACGTTCAAATTGTGCCGCGTTTGGTGCAGGAGTTACCTGCGATCGGAGAGTTTGTGCAAGTCTTTACCCATTTGCACCTGCGTGAAGATCTGGTGGTGCTGTTTGGGTTTGGTGCCTCAGCGGAGCGGGATTTGTTCCGTCAGTTGGTGAGTGTGAGTGGTATCGGTCCTCAACTGGCGCTGGCGTTGCTGGATACGTTGGGGTTGCAGGGATTGGTGCAGGCGATCGTTTCTGGCAATACCCGCGCCCTTACTAAAACCCCTGGTGTAGGCAGTAAAACAGCAGAACGGATTGCCCTGGAGTTGCGAACTAAACTGGCAGAATGGCGACAGGAAGCAGGCGTTATCGCTGCCCCCTCAGCGGGACCTGCGGTTTCGATTCAAGAAGATGTGGAAATGACCCTGCTGGCTTTGGGCTATACCAACAGTGAAATTGCTAAAGCGTTACAGGCAGTCGGACAAAGCACCACTCTTGCCAAAAATGCCGATGCGGAGGAGTGGATTCGTCAGGCGATCGCGTGGTTGAGTCAATAG